A region of Larimichthys crocea isolate SSNF chromosome X, L_crocea_2.0, whole genome shotgun sequence DNA encodes the following proteins:
- the LOC104936185 gene encoding cAMP-specific 3',5'-cyclic phosphodiesterase 4B-like: MKKSRSVLSVTGEEGNDTDITGAGEKAESSRYSRSYTSGATLGSELRRGRSRRLSSSLQVPCWLRPRDRTRSPEVLNNVSRPTTLPLRIPPRISITQADTDSYEAENGVSPGHTPLGSQSPGLTLHTSFPQGQRRESFLYRSDSDYDMSPKTVSRNSSLASEGHTAEDFIVTPFAQVLASLRSVRSNFTILANVSTPTVKRSPLGGVCISPRASLSDQQYQQLALDTLEELDWCLDQLETIQTHRSVSEMASTKFKRMLNRELSHLSEMSRSGNQVSEYISSTFMDKQNEVEIPSPTLKDKPMSHISGVRKLSHSSSLSSTSMPRFGVNTDHEDELAKELEDLDKWSFNIFRVAEFSNNRPLSCIMYAIFQERELLKTFRIPVDTFVTYVMTLEDHYHGNVAYHNSLHAADVTQSTHVLLSTPALDAVFTDLEILAALFAAAIHDVDHPGVSNQFLINTNSELALMYNDESVLENHHLAVGFKLLHQENCDIFQNLTKRQRQSLRKLVIDMVLATDMSKHMTLLADLKTMVETKKVTSSGVLLLDHYTERIQVLRNMVHCADLSNPTKTLPLYRQWTERIMEEFFRQGDKERERGMEISAMCDKHTASVEKSQVGFIDYIVHPLWETWADLVHPDAQELLDTLEENREWYLNTMPQSPSPPPDRHLQHDRFQFELTLEDLEHNNHNHINMRNSGHKAICNDSGEDQTQDGPAEPGDEEQNHVEPEKEDEENHNSEHNGVQDEEEEETREGEGEEEEVKENAEEVEEEQGEDQVEEEEEEETKEEEEENEKNEGEQEQEDEKEEEEGAENEEKEAIEGEEEVENEEAEVEENVEKEDEEMEEKEEEVEENVEKEDEEMEEKEEEEAGEVEENVEEDGEKVEEEEEAEVRDKAEEEEEEVGETEDVGEEEEKGELEEAEEEEEEVPVEDETGQEDEEVKEEEES, encoded by the exons ATGAAGAAGAGCCGCAGCGTGCTGTCTGTGACTGGAGAAGAG GGCAACGACACAGATATAACAGGTGCTGGGGAGAAGGCGGAGTCATCTCGCTACAGCCGATCTTATACGTCCGGGGCCACGCTGGGGTCTGAGCTACGCAGAGGGAGGAGCAGAAGACTCTCGTCTAGTCTTCAG GTACCCTGCTGGCTCCGCCCTCGAGACCGCACTCGTTCACCAGAGGTCCTGAACAATGTGTCGCGTCCAACAACTCTTCCCCTCCGCATCCCGCCCCGCATCTCCATCACACAAGCAGACACTGACAG TTATGAAGCAGAAAATGGCGTGTCACCAGGTCACACCCCGCTGGGTTCGCAGAGTCCAGGCCTCACCCTGCACACATCCTTTCCCCAGGGCCAGAGAAGAGAGTCTTTCCTCTACCGCTCTGACTCGGACTATGACATGTCGCCCAAGACGGTCTCGCGTAACTCCTCCCTTGCCAGCGAAGG acacacagcagaagaCTTCATTGTCACACCTTTTGCTCAA GTACTGGCCAGTCTGCGATCAGTACGGAGCAACTTCACCATTCTTGCCAACGTCTCCACACCAACAGTCAA GAGGTCTCCTCTGGGTGGAGTGTGCATCAGTCCCAGGGCGTCATTATCAGACCAGCAGTACCAGCAGCTCGCCCTGGATACGCTGGAGGAGTTGGACTGGTGCTTGGACCAGCTGGAGACTATTCAGACGCATCGCTCTGTCAGTGAAATGGCCTCCACCAAG TTTAAGAGGATGCTGAACAGAGAGCTGTCCCACCTGTCAGAGATGAGTCGCTCTGGTAACCAGGTGTCTGAATACATCTCCAGCACCTTCATGG ACAAGCAGAACGAGGTGGAAATCCCATCTCCTACTCTAAAAGACAAACCTATGAGTCACATCAGTGGAGTAAGGAAACTGTCTCACAGCTCCAGCCTCTCCAGCACCTCGATGCCTCGCTTCGGTGTCAACACAGACCACGAGGATGAGCTTGCCAAg GAGTTGGAGGATTTGGATAAGTGGAGTTTTAACATATTCAGAGTAGCAGAATTCTCCAACAACAGACCTCTCAGCTGCATCATGTACGCCATCTTCCAG gaACGAGAGCTGCTGAAGACGTTTCGTATCCCAGTCGACACCTTTGTCACTTATGTAATGACCCTGGAGGACCATTACCATGGAAACGTAGCATACCACAACAGCCTCcatgctgcagatgtcaccCAGTCCACACATGTCCTCCTCTCCACACCTGCTCTTGAT GCTGTCTTCACCGACCTGGAGATCCTCGCTGCTCTTTTCGCTGCAGCGATCCACGATGTAGACCACCCTGGAGTTTCCAATCAGTTCCTCATTAACACCA ACTCGGAGCTGGCCCTCATGTACAACGATGAGTCAGTTTTAGAAAACCACCACCTCGCTGTGGGATTCAAACTCCTGCACCAGGAAAACTGTGACATCTTCCAGAACCTCACCAAGCGGCAGCGCCAGAGTCTTCGCAAGCTCGTCATCGATATG gTGTTGGCCACAGATATGTCCAAACACATGACCCTCCTGGCTGACCTGAAGACCATGGTGGAGACCAAGAAGGTGACCAGCTCCGGTGTGCTGCTTCTGGATCACTACACAGAGAGGATACAG GTGCTGAGGAACATGGTGCACTGTGCAGACCTGAGCAACCCCACCAAGACGTTGCCGTTATACCGACAGTGGACGGAGAGGATAATGGAGGAATTCTTTCGACAGGGTGACAAAGAgcgggagagagggatggagatcAGCGCCATGTGTGACAAACACACCGCTTCAGTGGAGAAGAGTCAG gTGGGTTTCATCGACTACATCGTCCACCCGCTGTGGGAGACGTGGGCCGACCTCGTTCACCCAGATGCCCAGGAGCTGCTGGACACGCTGGAGGAGAACAGGGAGTGGTATCTTAACACCATGCCGCAGTCTCCCTCGCCTCCCCCGGACAGACACCTACAGCACGACCGCTTCCAGTTTGAACTCACCCTGGAGGACCTGGagcacaacaaccacaaccacataAACATGAGAAACAGCGGCCACAAAGCGATATGCAACGACAGCGGCGAAGACCAAACGCAGGACGGCCCGGCAGAGCCCGGAGACGAGGAGCAGAACCACGTAGAACCTGAGAAAGAAGATGAGGAGAATCACAACAGCGAACACAACGGAGTccaagatgaagaggaggaggaaactagagaaggagagggagaagaagaggaggtgaaggagaatgcagaggaggtggaggaggaacaAGGAGAGGAccaagtagaagaagaagaagaag aggagactaaagaagaggaggaagagaatgagaaaaatgaaGGAGAACAAGAGCAGGAAGAcgaaaaggaagaagaggaaggagcagAAAATGAGGAAAAGGAAGCaatagaaggagaagaggaagtggAAAACGAGGAGGCAGAAGTGGaggaaaatgtggaaaaagaggacgaagagatggaggagaaagaagaagaggtggaggaaaatgtggaaaaagaggacgaagagatggaggagaaagaagaagaggaggcaggagaggtggaggaaaatgTAGAAGAGGATGGCGagaaagtggaggaggaagaggaggcagaagtGCGAGATAaagctgaagaggaggaggaagaggttgGGGAAACAGAAGAtgtaggagaggaggaggagaaaggagagttggaagaagcagaagaggaggaggaggaagtgccAGTTGAGGATGAAACTGgacaggaggatgaagaagtgaaagaggaagaagaaagttAG
- the LOC104936186 gene encoding hsp90 co-chaperone Cdc37-like isoform X1, with protein sequence MSTGVGIDYSAWDHIYVSDDEDVTSPYVDTQSLYRMRHRARLERMADFQQRGDDLENSIAECKRLLEEARGRLKELEEGMNEGEEDEEREAELKKVQAEVRKLKKDEKMFEKMIEEHRREEKKLPWDVDTISKEGFSKSVLNIKPIQKEETQEEKVEKHKTFVEMYAKEIKHFGMLRRCDDSQKYLSDNPHLVCEETANCLVVFCIDFEIDEKHALMEQVAHQAIVMKFILDLAGTLAVDPRGCFRQFFSKIKTADKPYQDAFDHELEMLKARVRSCAQIRMESAMKELEEEEKQKRLGPGGLDPLEVYESLPKEIQKSFDGKNVQMLQEAINKLDPEEGKYHLRRCIDSGLWVPDPGEEEEDDDDGDGDDDDDDDDEDK encoded by the exons ATGAGCACCGGAGTGGGCATCGACTACAGCGCCTGGGATCACATCTATGTGTCCGACGACGAAGATGTGACCAGCCCGTACGTCGACACGCAGAGCTTGTACAGAATGAGACACCGG GCCCGACTGGAGAGAATGGCTGACTTTCAGCAGAGAGGGGATGACCTGGAGAATAGCATTGCAGAATGCAAGAGGTTATTAGAGGAAGCCCGGGGGCGACTTAAAGAGCTGGAAGAGGGAATgaatgagggagaggaggatgaggagagagaggctgagctgAAGAAAGTCCAGGCTGAGGTGAGAAAACTGAAGAAGGATGAAAAGATGTTTGAGAAAATGATTGAAGAACACAGACGAGAGGAAAAGAAACTGCCCTGGGATGTCGACACTATAAGCAAAGAAGGTTTCAGCAAG agcgTACTAAACATCAAGCCTATACAAAAGGAGGAAACGCAAGAGGAAAAGGTGGAGAAGCATAAGACCTTTGTGGAGATGTATGCAAAGGAAATCAAACACTTTG GTATGTTGCGGCGCTGTGACGACAGTCAGAAGTATCTGTCAGACAACCCACATCTGGTGTGTGAAGAGACAGCCAATTGCCTTGTTGTCTTCTGTATTGACTTTGAGATAGATGAG AAACATGCACTGATGGAGCAGGTGGCCCACCAGGCCATAGTCATGAAGTTTATCTTGGATTTGGCTGGGACGCTTGCGGTTGACCCAAGAGGCTGCTTCAGACAGTTCTTCTCAAAGATCAAG ACTGCAGACAAGCCTTACCAAGACGCGTTTGACCACGAGCTGGAAATGTTGAAAGCACGGGTCCGCAGCTGTGCACAGATTCGTATGGAGAGCGCAAtgaaggagctggaggaagaagagaagcagaagagaCTGGGCCCAGGTGGTTTAGACCCTCTAGAGGTCTATGAATCTCTGCCAAAG gAAATACAGAAGAGCTTTGATGGGAAGAACGTTCAGATGCTGCAGGAAGCTATCAACAAACTGGACCCTGAG GAAGGAAAATACCACCTGAGAAGGTGTATTGACTCTGGACTGTGGGTGCCTGAtccaggagaggaggaggaggatgatgatgatggtgatggtgatgatgatgatgatgatgatgatgaagataaatAA
- the LOC104936186 gene encoding hsp90 co-chaperone Cdc37-like isoform X2 has product MADFQQRGDDLENSIAECKRLLEEARGRLKELEEGMNEGEEDEEREAELKKVQAEVRKLKKDEKMFEKMIEEHRREEKKLPWDVDTISKEGFSKSVLNIKPIQKEETQEEKVEKHKTFVEMYAKEIKHFGMLRRCDDSQKYLSDNPHLVCEETANCLVVFCIDFEIDEKHALMEQVAHQAIVMKFILDLAGTLAVDPRGCFRQFFSKIKTADKPYQDAFDHELEMLKARVRSCAQIRMESAMKELEEEEKQKRLGPGGLDPLEVYESLPKEIQKSFDGKNVQMLQEAINKLDPEEGKYHLRRCIDSGLWVPDPGEEEEDDDDGDGDDDDDDDDEDK; this is encoded by the exons ATGGCTGACTTTCAGCAGAGAGGGGATGACCTGGAGAATAGCATTGCAGAATGCAAGAGGTTATTAGAGGAAGCCCGGGGGCGACTTAAAGAGCTGGAAGAGGGAATgaatgagggagaggaggatgaggagagagaggctgagctgAAGAAAGTCCAGGCTGAGGTGAGAAAACTGAAGAAGGATGAAAAGATGTTTGAGAAAATGATTGAAGAACACAGACGAGAGGAAAAGAAACTGCCCTGGGATGTCGACACTATAAGCAAAGAAGGTTTCAGCAAG agcgTACTAAACATCAAGCCTATACAAAAGGAGGAAACGCAAGAGGAAAAGGTGGAGAAGCATAAGACCTTTGTGGAGATGTATGCAAAGGAAATCAAACACTTTG GTATGTTGCGGCGCTGTGACGACAGTCAGAAGTATCTGTCAGACAACCCACATCTGGTGTGTGAAGAGACAGCCAATTGCCTTGTTGTCTTCTGTATTGACTTTGAGATAGATGAG AAACATGCACTGATGGAGCAGGTGGCCCACCAGGCCATAGTCATGAAGTTTATCTTGGATTTGGCTGGGACGCTTGCGGTTGACCCAAGAGGCTGCTTCAGACAGTTCTTCTCAAAGATCAAG ACTGCAGACAAGCCTTACCAAGACGCGTTTGACCACGAGCTGGAAATGTTGAAAGCACGGGTCCGCAGCTGTGCACAGATTCGTATGGAGAGCGCAAtgaaggagctggaggaagaagagaagcagaagagaCTGGGCCCAGGTGGTTTAGACCCTCTAGAGGTCTATGAATCTCTGCCAAAG gAAATACAGAAGAGCTTTGATGGGAAGAACGTTCAGATGCTGCAGGAAGCTATCAACAAACTGGACCCTGAG GAAGGAAAATACCACCTGAGAAGGTGTATTGACTCTGGACTGTGGGTGCCTGAtccaggagaggaggaggaggatgatgatgatggtgatggtgatgatgatgatgatgatgatgatgaagataaatAA
- the LOC104936183 gene encoding matrix-remodeling-associated protein 5 isoform X1, whose amino-acid sequence MLFLRVVLLVVPLMIFLCGRHVSGCDRNCADKPVFTPSRLVVKYGDPVAANCSVCEDCLYLFGLETPLGEQNQNGTTISWKAPKMTEWDPAPSCYYTKKDSDDQCCSDLPITVYQPPDNVLIRFDGHTGPMFEGHNYTLQCEVQKVAPIENLIVIFYKGQTALDKQPYNGTNKKPVTTIYNLVIIPREEDDGAQYWCEAKLELGPEGPQPPPVVISQKITASVHYKPRLQGSPHSQITIKTGSPLLLNCSAWGNPSPSYSWTLPSGSPHSSSSNLLAIDSVASADGGLYTCSVSNSRGTINVEFNVTVEEINIILIIVIVVVFVAVVAVGGLFYYHYYRTKRMGKYTLKDVFRLGRQHTAVPITE is encoded by the exons ATAGAAACTGTGCAGATAAACCTGTATTCACTCCATCCAGACTGGTAGTGAAGTATGGTGACCCAGTCGCTGCCaactgctctgtgtgtgaggACTGTCTGTACTTATTTGGTTTGGAAACACCTTTGGGAGAACAGAACCAAAACGGAACCACGATTTCATGGAAGGCTCCAAAAATGACTGAATGGGACCCAGCTCCCTCGTGCTATTATACTAAAAAAGATTCTGATGACCAGTGTTGTAGTGACCTGCCTATAACTGTGTACC AGCCTCCAGATAATGTATTGATCAGGTTTGACGGTCACACTGGGCCGATGTTTGAGGGTCATAATTACACTCTGCAGTGTGAAGTCCAGAAAGTTGCTCCAATTGAAAACCTCATTGTGATCTTCTACAAAGGACAGACCGCACTGGATAAACAGCCCTACAACGGCACAAATAAGAAACCAGTGACTACGATCTACAATTTAGTCATCATCCCTCGTGAAGAAGATGATGGAGCACAGTACTGGTGTGAAGCTAAACTGGAGCTGGGACCTGAAGGACCACAGCCCCCTCCAGTGGTGATCTCACAAAAGATCACTGCCTCTGTGCACT ATAAGCCTCGGCTTCAGGGGTCACCACATTCTCAAATTACCATCAAAACAGGAAGCCCTCTACTATTGAACTGCTCGGCTTGGGGAAACCCGAGCCCCTCATACAGCTGGACCCTACCATCAGGTAGCCCTCACTCCTCCAGCAGCAACCTTCTCGCTATCGACTCTGTAGCTTCTGCTGATGGAGGCCTGTACACCTGTTCTGTCAGCAACAGTAGAGGGACTATCAATGTGGAGTTTAACGTGACTGTCGAAG AAATCAACATCATCCTTATAATTGTGATAGTTGTTGTATTCGTGGCTGTGGTTGCTGTCGGTGGATTGTTTTACTACCACTACTACCGGACCAAACGAATGGGAAAATACACGTTAAAGGACGTTTTCCGGTTAGGCAGACAACACACTGCAGTGCCCATTACAGAGTAA
- the LOC104936183 gene encoding matrix-remodeling-associated protein 5 isoform X3 — MSLSHILLVVSLTDFLYRIHVDACDRNCADKPVFTPSRLVVKYGDPVAANCSVCEDCLYLFGLETPLGEQNQNGTTISWKAPKMTEWDPAPSCYYTKKDSDDQCCSDLPITVYQPPDNVLIRFDGHTGPMFEGHNYTLQCEVQKVAPIENLIVIFYKGQTALDKQPYNGTNKKPVTTIYNLVIIPREEDDGAQYWCEAKLELGPEGPQPPPVVISQKITASVHYKPRLQGSPHSQITIKTGSPLLLNCSAWGNPSPSYSWTLPSGSPHSSSSNLLAIDSVASADGGLYTCSVSNSRGTINVEFNVTVEEINIILIIVIVVVFVAVVAVGGLFYYHYYRTKRMGKYTLKDVFRLGRQHTAVPITE; from the exons ATGTCTTTATCTCACATCCTTCTGGTTGTTTCTCTGACCGATTTTCTGTACAGAATCCATGTGGACGCTTGTG ATAGAAACTGTGCAGATAAACCTGTATTCACTCCATCCAGACTGGTAGTGAAGTATGGTGACCCAGTCGCTGCCaactgctctgtgtgtgaggACTGTCTGTACTTATTTGGTTTGGAAACACCTTTGGGAGAACAGAACCAAAACGGAACCACGATTTCATGGAAGGCTCCAAAAATGACTGAATGGGACCCAGCTCCCTCGTGCTATTATACTAAAAAAGATTCTGATGACCAGTGTTGTAGTGACCTGCCTATAACTGTGTACC AGCCTCCAGATAATGTATTGATCAGGTTTGACGGTCACACTGGGCCGATGTTTGAGGGTCATAATTACACTCTGCAGTGTGAAGTCCAGAAAGTTGCTCCAATTGAAAACCTCATTGTGATCTTCTACAAAGGACAGACCGCACTGGATAAACAGCCCTACAACGGCACAAATAAGAAACCAGTGACTACGATCTACAATTTAGTCATCATCCCTCGTGAAGAAGATGATGGAGCACAGTACTGGTGTGAAGCTAAACTGGAGCTGGGACCTGAAGGACCACAGCCCCCTCCAGTGGTGATCTCACAAAAGATCACTGCCTCTGTGCACT ATAAGCCTCGGCTTCAGGGGTCACCACATTCTCAAATTACCATCAAAACAGGAAGCCCTCTACTATTGAACTGCTCGGCTTGGGGAAACCCGAGCCCCTCATACAGCTGGACCCTACCATCAGGTAGCCCTCACTCCTCCAGCAGCAACCTTCTCGCTATCGACTCTGTAGCTTCTGCTGATGGAGGCCTGTACACCTGTTCTGTCAGCAACAGTAGAGGGACTATCAATGTGGAGTTTAACGTGACTGTCGAAG AAATCAACATCATCCTTATAATTGTGATAGTTGTTGTATTCGTGGCTGTGGTTGCTGTCGGTGGATTGTTTTACTACCACTACTACCGGACCAAACGAATGGGAAAATACACGTTAAAGGACGTTTTCCGGTTAGGCAGACAACACACTGCAGTGCCCATTACAGAGTAA